Sequence from the Drosophila subpulchrella strain 33 F10 #4 breed RU33 chromosome 3R, RU_Dsub_v1.1 Primary Assembly, whole genome shotgun sequence genome:
GCGCTTCAAGAGCATGGCCTGTGCCCTCGAGGAGGTCACCAAAGAAAAGAGTCTGGTGGGCCTGCAAATGGTCAGGAGGAATGATGAAGTGCGCCTGCTAAGGGAGAAACTGGAAATGATGCAGAAGGCCATCGATCGGGGAACCATGCAGTACAACCAGAGAATCGAGGACATCCGATTGCTCAAACTGGAGGTGGTCAATCTGCGATCATCGCACGAGTGCATGCAGCGTGAGGTGGGCAACAAGGCGGCCATGCGCCATGATGTGGTCCGACTGGAGCGGCAGCTCAACCGGGAGAGGCTCAGGGTAACCGCCTACTCGGAGGAGCTGGCCCGCCCCTGTCGCATCCACCGCTGGCGAGTCCTGCTCGGAAAGGATCCGCGGCGTTTCGAGTTGATACGCAAGAATCAGCATCTTCTGAAGCGTAACATTCGCATATCCGTGGAACGGGATAATAAGGCCAAGGAACTGGCGGATTTTATGCGCGTGCACGAGGAATTCAAGCGACAGATTAAGCATCTGCCCGATCCCAGTGTGCTCCAGAAGCTCTGCGCCCAGCAGCGCATAAATCGCCGCCAGACCCGTCAGATAAAGGCAATGAAAGCCGAACTTAGGATCAATGATATCGATCTGAAGGCGAGGGAACGCCTGATAGAGGGTTTCCAGGAACAGCTACGCCTGCATCATCAGAAGAATCCGGAGTCCGCTATTTGTATGGAAGATTTTAAGGTTCCCACTGCTAAGACGATGGACAATAAATACGTGGATCATGTATTCGACTTTACGTCCACCTGCGAAGATAAACCTGAATCAAATGAGGGATTTAGATTACATATAAAAGGTTCCAGGTCCACTATCGGTGGGGTATCTTTTACACTttgaaacaatttaaaataaatcatttcTATAAAATATTGCTGATATTTATATCTTTTGTATAGAAAATATTGCACCTTATACATATAATATTTACCTTTTCAGGAGGAACTTGAAATGATATTACTTAAAGTAAACTGGTGACCATCTTAAAACCAGCACCCAGAGTCCTAGGCAGTTGGGCTGGTGCCGAATAGCAATGCATCTGCTCTAGCAACTGTCGCTCCTCCAGGAGCTTCTGCTTGTGCTTCTTCTCCTCCAGAAGTTGCGTTTTGGTTAGCGCCAGATTAGCCCGCATCTCCTCCAGCTTTTCCTTCTTGGACTTCTCATCTGCCTCCTTGGCACTAAGTTCAGCCTTTAGCACCCTCAACTTGCGATCCTTGGCGGATAAATTAGCCTGTTACGGAATGGGAAATAAGATTttactttatataataatccACTCCAGACCCACCTTTACGCTATTGAGCTCCGCCCGGACTTTGTGGCTGGGTAACTTAAGCATGAATTCCCTCAAAGCCGCGTAAAGCTGCTGGGCCTCATTCAAGGCTCTTTCCTGCTCCAAGGCAGCCACGTTCTGCTGAAGCAACTGCCTTCGCAGGATACTGATACGCCCGAGGAGATCCATCTTTTCCGGATCCTTGCCGCTTAGGAGTCGCCAGCGGTGGACGTTCATCGGTGTGGCCATCTCGTCCTGCAAGGCACGAGCCTTGATCCTCTCCTGGTTGAGCATGCGGTGCATTTGGAGCAGTTCCTGCCGCAGATCCGCTGCACTCTCCCTGTCCGCCCGCAGGACATCTCTTTCCGTTCGCAAATTCTTTATCTCCACCCCCATCAATCGCATATCATCCTGACACTGGCTGCACTGCCTCTGGGTCTGATCGTACACGGTTTGGAGATTCTCCTGGCTGTGCTTCAGTCGCTCGTACTCCTCGTTGCGTTTGGTCAGCGCCGCACTGATAGCGTTCTTCTCGTTCATCAAGTTATCCACATCCTTGCGCAGGCGCGCCAACTTCTGTTCGTCTTCTTGGAGCGACTTGGCATGACGATCGTTTTCCTTGCGCTTGTCCAGTAGTTCCGCCTTGGTGTGCTGCTGACCCAGTTGGGCGTGCCGGATATCGTTGCGCAGAAGGCGGCGCTCCTTTTCCATGCGATCGATCTGCAACTGTAGCTTGGACATCTCGGCATCCCGGTAGCCGATCTTTGCCTTGAGTTTCTCGACGTGCGCCTGAAGGTTTACCAGGTGGTCACGAAGCTTTTGCCGCTCCTCGTCGGCCACCTGGACACTGCGTTGAAGGGTCTGGCGCTCGGCAGCAAGGACATCGTGCTGCTGCTGGAACTTGGAGCACTTTGCCTCCAGATCACTGATGGTGCGTTTCAGTTCGATCTCGTAGTTCTCCTTCAAGTGCATCTCGTCTAGGAAAGATTGGAATAATTACTATTAAATAAGGACATTAAATTCGATACCATACTTTGCAGCGCATCCAACTTGTCTATCCAGTGCTGAATCTCATCTAGTTTTTTGGTCTTCTCCTTCTTCAGTTTGTTTGCATCCTCATTCAGTTTCTTTAGCTTGGTGTCCATGGTACTGATGGTGTCCTTGAGAGCACGCACTTCGTGTTGCGCCTCTTGGTGCAGTGCATTGCTCTGCTCGAGCTGCTGGTGCTCAGCCTGCAGTTCCCGCCTCAGGGAATCCCGCTCCTTGGTCAGGTTCTCGTTGTTCTTCTCGAAGTGGTGAACCACCCGGCGCATGGACTCCAGTTCCTTGTCCTGAGTGCCCAGCTGGGTTCTGttaatgtatatttttgtagtaaatatgaaatatattaaaattatccTTTACTTCAGCCTTATGTTCTGCGTTTCCACTTCTCGTTTGGATTCATCTAGTCCCGCATATTTCCGAGCAATCGTCTCCTGGGACTTGGCCAGCTTTCCATTGTCCTGACGCACCTTAATCAGTTCATCCTCTCGCACCTTTAGCAGATTAATCCGTTGGTTGAGAGCCCGTTTATTCTTATCCCTCTCCTGCACTGTGTACTCCAGATCCACTGTGATCTTGGCCAGCTTATTGTTGGT
This genomic interval carries:
- the LOC119549008 gene encoding cilia- and flagella-associated protein 58 — encoded protein: MSKASGSEDEPLVPDDFDDDFFKELCEKIPEATKALRQKDTPNNADNVQRLLICGSRYKSDLRIEKERSQELRKEIESLEVRLENAARVTKMDMATIEELRGVIEGAWKQKDAAQIREQSAQDEVLSLREKLDESEQMVAHLNEKRLAMSKRDDGKERERLTAEIADLNKRLQLQRTYATELDSTIEGLEAKNKELLKLLDETSSDACNLKRKSDALAKELSTMKSEESRYQEQISQMKSANEHLTKVKVRQNLQILSLKTNLEHLNTQHNATNNKLAKITVDLEYTVQERDKNKRALNQRINLLKVREDELIKVRQDNGKLAKSQETIARKYAGLDESKREVETQNIRLKTQLGTQDKELESMRRVVHHFEKNNENLTKERDSLRRELQAEHQQLEQSNALHQEAQHEVRALKDTISTMDTKLKKLNEDANKLKKEKTKKLDEIQHWIDKLDALQNEMHLKENYEIELKRTISDLEAKCSKFQQQHDVLAAERQTLQRSVQVADEERQKLRDHLVNLQAHVEKLKAKIGYRDAEMSKLQLQIDRMEKERRLLRNDIRHAQLGQQHTKAELLDKRKENDRHAKSLQEDEQKLARLRKDVDNLMNEKNAISAALTKRNEEYERLKHSQENLQTVYDQTQRQCSQCQDDMRLMGVEIKNLRTERDVLRADRESAADLRQELLQMHRMLNQERIKARALQDEMATPMNVHRWRLLSGKDPEKMDLLGRISILRRQLLQQNVAALEQERALNEAQQLYAALREFMLKLPSHKVRAELNSVKANLSAKDRKLRVLKAELSAKEADEKSKKEKLEEMRANLALTKTQLLEEKKHKQKLLEERQLLEQMHCYSAPAQLPRTLGAGFKMVTSLL